In one window of Helianthus annuus cultivar XRQ/B chromosome 17, HanXRQr2.0-SUNRISE, whole genome shotgun sequence DNA:
- the LOC110919457 gene encoding uncharacterized protein LOC110919457 — MVTVVSLDMYRMTIPTTVTVESLAMYKKTIPNRERVKTGKDNGYVIVIKRSNKKGSNFKIWFQCSLGGEYKSVSSKKTGCPFELIGFAETKGTVWKIEVKDARHNHTPIEKMEGHTYARRLSSEDKRLIEQLAEQDMPNRSIWCTLMKKNLYKKIIPKDVHNAVQKINAGKRVGEYPMQQLENLLVEKDFTYYMCVDEMTNAVEDIFFVHPLSFTMWS, encoded by the exons ATGGTTACGGTGGTGAGTCTAGATATGTACAGGATGACTATCCCAACCACGGTTACAGTGGAGAGCCTAGCTATGTACAAGAAGACTATCCCGAACAGGGAGAGGGTG AAGACGGGAAAAGACAATGGCTACGTCATTGTGATTAAAAGGTCGAATAAAAAAGGAAGTAATTtcaagatttggtttcaatgtagTCTTGGTGGGGAGTACAAGAGTGTAAGTAGCAAGAAAACAGGTTGCCCGTTTGAGTTGATAGGGTTTGCGGAAACAAAGGGAACTGTTTGGAAGATAGAGGTGAAGGATGCGAGGCAcaaccacactcctattgaaaagATGGAGGGTCACacgtatgcgagaaggctttcttcggaggatAAAAGACTGATTGAGCAGTTGGCAGAGCAGGATATGCCAAACCGTAGCATCTGGTGTACATTAATGAAAAAGAACCTGTATAAAAAGATTATTCCGAAAGACGTACACAacgctgttcagaagatcaaTGCCGGAAAGAGGGTCGGAGAATATCCAATGCAACAACTCGAAAACCTTCTTGTCGAAAAAGATTTCACCTATTACATGTGCGTAGATGAGATGACGAACGCAGTTGAAGATATCTTCTTTGTCCACCCACTTTCATTTACTATGTG GTCGTAG